From the Acomys russatus chromosome 8, mAcoRus1.1, whole genome shotgun sequence genome, the window GGTTTTTTCTGGGATTTGGCAAGGTCAGGTGGTTACAGAAAccgccagaggaggaggaggaggaggaggagagaggtttATTATGTGAGGGAGTCTGGCAAAGGGGAGACTGCTCAGTGTCGAGCAGGCTGCGCCATCTCCTAAGGCTTTGAAGACTCAAGGCAATCTGCCCTCGCTTGGATTCAGGCCAGCCGAGCTTGGGTCTGGGAGACTGGACAAGGGTAGAGGCCGAGGCCGAGGGCGAGGCCGATCCTGGTTAAGGTGAGGGTCCACCAGCAGGGACCTGTAAAATTTGCAGGTCGTTGTTGCCCAGCGACTGTCCTTTCTTAGGATGTATCACCTCCGGCCGACTCCGCCACCAGCGGGCCTGTGAGCGATAACTCACGGAaaacgcgtgcgcgcgcgcgcgcacgcagcCTCCGCAGGCGACTCAGTAAGAGCGCCAGCAGTAGCGCATGTAGCAGCCCGAGGGCCAGCAGTGCGAGCTGCGCCACCAGAGCTCCCGAACAGAGCAGGCCAGGCGCGCAGGCGGCCCGCAGCTCGTCCTCGGCTACGTAGGGCAGCAAGCGACCGCGCAGCGCGGCGGGCGCGACACAGCGTAGGTCGCGGTAGGGCTCGCGCTCGGGGCGGCCGGCCAGCCAGGCGCGCAGCGGCAGTAAGCGGCAGTCACAGTGCCAGGGATTGGCTCCCAGGAGCGCCTCGCGCAGCGCAGGCAGCGCATCCAGAAGCCCGGGCGGCAGCGCGGTGAGGTTGTTGCCGGTCAGCACCAGTTTGGTGGTGTCGGGAGGGAAGGCGGCCGGCAGCGAGGCCCAGGTCAGCCCGCGGCGCCCACAGTCCACGACCGTCCCTGCGCAGCTGCAGGGCGCGGGGCAGCCAGAGGCTGGATGGCTGGGCGGCGctagcagcagaagcagcaggctCAGCGCCCCGCGCGGCCCTGGAAGAGAAGCGCTAGGATGAGCCCGAAGCATCAGTGGGAGCGCCGGCACTGCTCCCACTAGCTCCTAGGGCCAGCAGGTCCCTCCACCCCGGCCACCCTGCACTCTGCCTGGGGCTTTCCTTCCAAGTCTGATCCACGCCTTTGCCTATTGCTACTCAAAACACCTCCTGATGTGGCTCTGTCCAGAAAGATGCAGACCCGACCCCAGAACTCACGGGAGCCCATGGCGAAAGGATGGCGGCCCACTTCGTTCTGGAGTGGCGTGGCCCCAAAAGCCTGCAGCAACAGACCACAGGACTGCTGCCTGGCCAGAAATAACTCCAGGCCGGCGCGCAAGGCTGTTGCGGGCGGCAGATAAACGTGCTATCGCTAGGGCCCGCAGGCGGCCCGGGCTTCCGCCCCCCGCCCCGTTCCCAGGGGCTCATGGAACACTCAGACACCAAGTTAGCGACGTTCACCAACTTTGTTCTCCTGTCACCGGGACAGGACGCGGCATTCACAACTGAACAAAACGGAGCATGGGGTGTGTCGGGGAGGGATCATGCAggtggagagatggaggaggccAAGGGCTGGAATCCCAGTACAACAGAGCTGCTGGGAAGGAGACCTTGACCTATGAGTGGATGAAAGTCGTCTAGGCATACGGGACAGACACCCCGGTCCAGCCGTCCCTGGAGCAGTCCTTCAGGTCTACCCAGGAAGGGGCGAGAGCGGCCTAGCGCATTGCGGGCCCCACcttcttcccagaagcctctctAGGTCTGGGGTCTCCCTAAAGGCCTCAGCCTTCAAACTCTGCCGGCTGTAGTCCCGAACAGAGCGTGGTTAGGGAGTAAGGGAGGATCCGGCCCACTTCCGCACGCAGTAGGACATTAGCAT encodes:
- the Gp1bb gene encoding platelet glycoprotein Ib beta chain, whose translation is MLRAHPSASLPGPRGALSLLLLLLAPPSHPASGCPAPCSCAGTVVDCGRRGLTWASLPAAFPPDTTKLVLTGNNLTALPPGLLDALPALREALLGANPWHCDCRLLPLRAWLAGRPEREPYRDLRCVAPAALRGRLLPYVAEDELRAACAPGLLCSGALVAQLALLALGLLHALLLALLLSRLRRLRARARARVFRELSLTGPLVAESAGGDTS